In Phaeobacter gallaeciensis DSM 26640, a genomic segment contains:
- a CDS encoding entericidin A/B family lipoprotein — MIRTALTTLALTGALFGLTACETTKGAGRDISKAGQAISGAAQDVQNSL; from the coding sequence ATGATCCGAACCGCCCTCACCACCCTTGCCCTCACCGGCGCGCTGTTTGGCCTGACCGCCTGCGAAACCACCAAAGGCGCCGGCCGCGATATTTCCAAAGCCGGCCAAGCCATCAGCGGCGCCGCACAGGACGTGCAGAACAGCCTCTGA
- a CDS encoding low molecular weight protein-tyrosine-phosphatase, with protein MAQNILFVCLGNICRSPAAEGVFRALCPEVATDSAGTAGYHVGSPPYGPMQAAAKVRGFDLSDLRARQFSRQDFDRFDLIVAMDGDNLANIEAQRPKGATTPVKLFTDYAPGQGADHVPDPYYTRDFEGCLDLIEAAAAGLTKALRNSSAD; from the coding sequence ATGGCGCAAAACATCCTCTTCGTGTGCCTCGGCAATATCTGTCGCTCTCCGGCGGCTGAAGGCGTTTTCCGTGCACTGTGCCCAGAGGTGGCAACCGACAGCGCCGGTACCGCAGGCTACCATGTGGGATCACCGCCCTATGGGCCGATGCAGGCCGCAGCCAAGGTGCGCGGTTTCGACCTCTCAGACCTGCGCGCCCGACAATTCTCACGCCAGGATTTTGACCGCTTCGATCTGATCGTCGCAATGGATGGTGACAATCTGGCGAATATCGAAGCGCAGCGCCCTAAGGGAGCCACGACGCCGGTCAAACTCTTCACCGATTATGCGCCCGGTCAGGGGGCGGATCACGTGCCGGACCCCTATTACACCCGCGATTTTGAGGGCTGTCTCGATCTGATTGAGGCGGCCGCCGCGGGGCTGACCAAGGCGCTGCGCAACAGCAGTGCAGACTAG
- the hrpB gene encoding ATP-dependent helicase HrpB: MTRLPIDDALPELIAALQHHKRAVLQAPPGAGKTTRVPLAMLEAGLCTGRILMLEPRRLAARAAAERMADTLGEPVGQTVGYRIRGEAKVSADTRIEVVTEGILTRMLQSDPDLPGVDAVIFDEFHERSLNADFGLALCLEVAGALRDDLILLAMSATLDAAPVAALMEAPLVTSEGRSYPVETRWLEAPLAADSRSGRGPRRLDALVDLVLRAEAETRPAGSGGNGSSETKGGGILVFLPGEGEIRKAAAALSSRLPGDCVVRPLFGALPFSEQRAAIQPDPKLRKVVLATSIAETSLTIQDIRVVVDMGLARRSRFDPGSGMSRLVTERVTRAEAIQRQGRAGRVAAGVAYRLWTKGEDGALAAFPPPEIQAADLTSLALELALWGAGPDDLPFLTPPPEGALKEAQALLRMLGALDGEGRITPHGKALAKLPLHPRLGHMLARFGADAAPLAALLAERDPLRGAPVDLALRLEALRDAKGFQRRRSYQLNIPTLERIKGEAKRLARQARSGTPSASASAAVMAAAAYPDRIGQRRKGDAPRYVLSGGKGAMLPPEDSLAATPFLVGLDSDGNPREARLRLATPITLSELRAEFADQITPEQICTWSKRDRRVVARRQQCLGAIVLEDHIWKDVPAETVATAMLEGVRELGLRLSGAAARFVARVRLLNAAGEDLPDFSEAALLETLEGWLLPMLAGVRSAEDWKRFDPLPALRTALNWEQTQRLDQLAPPHFTTPLGRKVPIDYAEEVPEISVRLQEMFGVTRHPTVGGVALKVSLLSPAQRPIQITRDLPGFWSGSYADVRKDMRAQYPKHPWPEDPTQADPTLRAKPSK, translated from the coding sequence ATGACCAGATTGCCCATTGATGACGCCCTGCCCGAATTGATTGCTGCGCTACAGCACCACAAACGCGCCGTGTTGCAGGCTCCGCCCGGTGCAGGCAAGACCACGCGGGTGCCCTTGGCGATGCTGGAGGCTGGCCTCTGTACAGGGCGCATCCTCATGCTGGAGCCGCGCCGATTGGCCGCGCGTGCTGCTGCCGAGCGCATGGCCGACACATTGGGCGAGCCGGTCGGGCAGACCGTGGGCTACAGGATCCGCGGTGAAGCAAAGGTGAGCGCAGACACCCGGATCGAAGTGGTGACTGAGGGCATCCTGACGCGGATGCTGCAATCGGACCCGGATCTGCCCGGCGTTGACGCGGTGATTTTTGACGAATTCCACGAACGCTCGCTTAATGCAGATTTTGGCCTGGCGCTCTGCCTTGAGGTGGCGGGCGCGCTGCGCGACGATCTGATCCTGCTGGCGATGTCGGCGACACTGGACGCCGCCCCTGTGGCTGCACTGATGGAGGCGCCGCTGGTCACCTCCGAGGGGCGCAGCTACCCGGTGGAGACGCGCTGGCTGGAGGCACCGCTGGCAGCGGACAGCCGCAGCGGACGTGGTCCCCGGCGGCTGGATGCGCTGGTCGATCTGGTGCTGCGCGCCGAGGCCGAGACCCGACCCGCAGGGTCTGGCGGTAATGGCAGCTCCGAGACCAAGGGTGGCGGCATTCTGGTGTTCCTCCCCGGCGAAGGTGAAATCCGCAAGGCCGCTGCCGCGCTCTCCTCTCGGCTGCCAGGCGATTGCGTGGTGCGCCCCCTGTTTGGCGCCCTGCCCTTTTCCGAGCAGCGCGCCGCGATCCAGCCGGACCCGAAGCTGCGCAAGGTGGTTCTGGCGACCTCCATTGCGGAAACCTCACTCACCATTCAGGATATTCGCGTGGTGGTGGATATGGGGCTGGCAAGGCGCAGCCGATTTGATCCCGGTTCCGGCATGTCGCGACTGGTCACCGAACGGGTGACCCGCGCCGAGGCCATCCAGCGGCAGGGCCGTGCCGGCCGGGTGGCGGCGGGGGTGGCTTACCGGCTGTGGACCAAGGGCGAAGACGGCGCGCTTGCCGCCTTCCCGCCACCCGAAATTCAGGCCGCTGACCTCACATCCCTGGCGCTGGAACTGGCGCTCTGGGGGGCGGGACCGGATGATCTGCCGTTCCTGACGCCACCGCCAGAGGGCGCACTGAAGGAAGCGCAGGCGCTTTTGCGAATGCTGGGCGCGCTGGATGGGGAGGGTCGGATCACTCCTCATGGCAAGGCGCTGGCCAAGCTACCGCTGCATCCGCGTCTGGGGCATATGCTGGCGCGGTTTGGTGCTGATGCGGCGCCGCTGGCCGCGCTGCTGGCAGAACGCGACCCCCTGCGTGGCGCGCCGGTGGATCTGGCGCTGCGACTGGAGGCGCTGCGCGATGCAAAAGGGTTTCAGCGCCGCCGGAGCTATCAGCTGAACATCCCCACGCTGGAGCGTATCAAGGGAGAGGCCAAGCGACTGGCGCGGCAGGCCCGCAGTGGCACCCCCTCAGCTTCGGCGAGTGCTGCCGTGATGGCCGCCGCCGCTTACCCCGACCGCATTGGCCAACGCCGCAAGGGCGATGCGCCCCGCTATGTACTCTCCGGCGGCAAGGGCGCGATGCTGCCGCCAGAGGACAGCCTGGCCGCGACCCCGTTTCTGGTGGGGCTGGATAGCGACGGCAACCCCCGTGAGGCGCGGCTGCGGCTGGCCACACCGATCACCCTGTCGGAGCTGCGCGCCGAATTTGCCGATCAGATCACACCGGAGCAGATCTGCACATGGTCGAAGCGCGACCGCCGGGTGGTGGCGCGTCGTCAGCAATGTCTGGGCGCCATCGTGCTGGAGGATCATATCTGGAAGGATGTCCCGGCCGAGACCGTGGCCACCGCCATGCTGGAGGGCGTGCGCGAGCTGGGCCTGCGGCTGAGCGGTGCCGCAGCGCGGTTTGTCGCGCGGGTGCGGTTGCTGAACGCTGCGGGGGAGGATCTGCCCGATTTCAGCGAGGCAGCCCTCCTTGAGACATTGGAAGGCTGGTTGCTGCCGATGCTGGCGGGGGTGCGCAGCGCCGAGGACTGGAAACGCTTTGACCCGCTGCCCGCGCTGCGCACAGCGCTCAACTGGGAGCAGACGCAACGGCTGGATCAACTGGCACCGCCGCATTTCACCACGCCACTGGGGCGCAAGGTCCCGATTGACTATGCCGAGGAGGTGCCGGAGATTTCCGTCAGACTACAGGAGATGTTTGGGGTCACCCGCCACCCCACGGTGGGCGGTGTCGCCCTCAAGGTCTCGCTGCTGTCCCCGGCGCAGCGCCCCATTCAGATCACCCGCGATCTGCCCGGTTTCTGGTCCGGGTCCTATGCAGATGTGCGCAAGGATATGCGGGCGCAATATCCGAAACACCCCTGGCCCGAAGACCCCACACAGGCCGATCCGACGTTGCGCGCCAAACCAAGCAAATAG
- a CDS encoding LysR family transcriptional regulator, which translates to MLMKGVTLRGLEVFEALAKTGSVAQTAALTGLSQPAVSQQLRNLESALGAELVNHGRRPMVLTPAGRNFLARTEAVLTELRLAQSELSVVDLNHLSTLSIGLIDDFDNDLTPRLATTLAESLVNCRFKMITASSHDILDALDARELHIAVAATSGALREGITEYPLVQDPFMLVAPRGMLRKPEAEMDILNALPFLRYEGSQLISQQIEAHLARQKLLFEERFEIGSHLSLMALVARRIGWAITTPLGYMRAARFHDEIEAFPLPFGAFSRRISLFSSADWADRVPRDVAQTMRRLVQGHMIDPAVQRLPWLAGDLKVLED; encoded by the coding sequence ATGTTGATGAAAGGGGTGACGCTGCGCGGACTTGAAGTGTTTGAGGCGCTTGCCAAAACCGGATCCGTGGCACAGACCGCCGCGCTCACCGGGTTGAGCCAGCCTGCGGTCAGCCAGCAACTGCGCAATCTGGAAAGCGCGCTGGGGGCGGAGCTGGTCAACCATGGCCGCCGCCCGATGGTGCTGACCCCGGCGGGGCGCAACTTCCTGGCCAGAACAGAGGCGGTGCTGACGGAACTGCGACTGGCGCAGAGCGAGCTGAGTGTTGTCGACCTCAACCACCTCTCGACGCTGTCGATTGGGCTGATTGACGATTTCGACAATGATCTGACCCCGCGTCTGGCGACCACTCTGGCCGAAAGCCTGGTCAATTGCCGCTTCAAGATGATCACCGCCTCCAGCCACGACATTCTGGATGCGCTGGACGCGCGCGAGCTGCATATCGCGGTGGCAGCCACCTCCGGTGCCCTGCGCGAGGGGATCACCGAATACCCGCTGGTGCAGGATCCCTTCATGCTGGTGGCGCCGCGCGGAATGCTGCGCAAGCCGGAAGCGGAGATGGATATCCTCAATGCGCTGCCGTTCCTGCGTTATGAGGGCAGCCAGTTGATTTCGCAGCAGATCGAAGCGCATCTGGCGCGGCAGAAACTGTTGTTTGAGGAACGGTTCGAGATCGGCTCACACCTGTCGTTGATGGCGCTGGTGGCGCGGCGTATCGGCTGGGCGATCACCACGCCACTGGGCTATATGCGGGCGGCGCGTTTTCACGATGAGATTGAGGCCTTCCCCCTGCCCTTTGGCGCCTTTTCGCGGCGGATTTCGCTGTTTTCCAGTGCGGACTGGGCTGACCGGGTGCCGCGCGACGTGGCGCAGACCATGCGGCGGCTGGTGCAGGGGCATATGATTGACCCTGCCGTGCAGCGCCTGCCCTGGCTGGCGGGTGATCTGAAGGTGCTGGAAGACTAA
- a CDS encoding inorganic phosphate transporter, which produces MSDAPQRPQWKTLDRDLNRISQLELATSYVSRPLVAPGIALVFIALAGVGAAVFLGSAPSNFVVIAAAAFGAYMALNIGANDVANNMGPAVGANALTMGGAIVIAALAESAGALLAGGDVVSTISKGIIDPAGVASSEVFIWAMMAALISSALWVNLATWIGAPVSTTHSVVGGVMGAGIAAAGFGAVNWPTMSKIAASWVISPVLGGLIAAGFLAFIKAKIIYQDDKIAAARRWVPVLVGIMAGAFASYLALKGLKRIIKIDLEIALLIGAAVGGLSYVVTAPLIKRQSEGMENRNKSLKVLFSIPLVISAALLSFAHGANDVANAVGPLAAIVHTTEFGDIASKVAIPTWVMVIGAFGISFGLFLFGPKLIRMVGSQITKLNPMRAYCVSLSAAITVIVASWLGLPVSSTHIAVGAVFGVGFFREWHMERRLKRSSATRPETKRIAPEERRRRKLVRRSHFMTIAAAWVITVPAAALLSGCVFLALTAITM; this is translated from the coding sequence ATGAGCGACGCACCGCAGAGACCACAGTGGAAGACATTGGACCGGGATCTTAACCGGATTTCTCAACTTGAACTGGCGACCTCCTATGTGTCGCGCCCGCTGGTCGCCCCCGGCATCGCGCTGGTCTTCATCGCCCTCGCCGGTGTTGGGGCAGCGGTATTTCTCGGCTCGGCGCCGTCCAACTTCGTGGTGATCGCGGCGGCGGCTTTTGGCGCCTATATGGCGCTGAACATCGGCGCAAATGACGTGGCCAACAATATGGGTCCTGCCGTGGGCGCCAATGCGCTGACCATGGGCGGGGCCATTGTAATCGCTGCGCTCGCTGAAAGCGCCGGAGCGCTGCTCGCGGGTGGCGATGTGGTCTCAACCATTTCCAAGGGCATCATTGATCCCGCAGGCGTTGCCAGCTCCGAAGTGTTCATCTGGGCGATGATGGCGGCGTTGATTTCTTCAGCCCTCTGGGTGAACCTTGCGACCTGGATCGGCGCGCCGGTCTCGACCACCCATTCGGTTGTGGGCGGTGTCATGGGCGCAGGTATCGCCGCTGCTGGCTTTGGGGCTGTGAATTGGCCCACCATGAGCAAGATTGCTGCCAGCTGGGTCATCTCTCCGGTGCTGGGCGGGCTGATTGCGGCGGGCTTCCTCGCCTTTATCAAGGCCAAGATCATCTATCAGGACGACAAGATCGCCGCCGCGCGCCGATGGGTGCCGGTGCTGGTGGGCATTATGGCAGGGGCCTTTGCCTCCTATCTGGCGCTGAAGGGCCTCAAGCGGATCATCAAGATCGATCTGGAAATCGCACTGCTGATCGGTGCCGCGGTTGGCGGGCTGTCCTATGTGGTGACCGCACCGCTGATCAAGCGTCAGTCCGAGGGCATGGAGAACCGTAACAAGTCGTTGAAGGTGCTGTTCTCGATCCCGCTGGTCATTTCTGCCGCGCTGTTGTCCTTTGCCCATGGGGCCAATGATGTGGCCAATGCGGTGGGTCCGCTGGCAGCAATTGTGCACACCACCGAGTTTGGCGATATCGCGTCCAAAGTGGCGATCCCGACCTGGGTCATGGTGATTGGCGCCTTTGGCATCTCCTTTGGTCTGTTCCTGTTCGGCCCCAAGCTGATCCGTATGGTGGGCAGCCAGATCACCAAATTGAACCCGATGCGCGCCTATTGTGTGTCGCTGTCGGCTGCGATCACCGTGATTGTGGCCAGCTGGTTGGGCCTGCCGGTGTCCTCCACCCACATCGCGGTGGGTGCCGTGTTTGGCGTGGGTTTCTTCCGTGAATGGCATATGGAACGCCGCCTGAAGCGCAGCTCCGCCACGCGGCCCGAGACCAAGCGCATCGCCCCGGAAGAACGCCGCCGCCGCAAGCTGGTGCGCCGCAGCCATTTCATGACCATTGCTGCGGCCTGGGTGATCACAGTGCCAGCCGCTGCCTTGTTGTCGGGCTGTGTCTTCCTGGCGCTGACCGCGATCACCATGTGA
- a CDS encoding NUDIX hydrolase: MKHIMSSAWEEYLRPMFFRPKRLQVAAMCCRDGAEGKEVLMITSRGTGRWIVPKGWPIKGMNGPQSALQEAWEEAGVREARIEGDPVGTYEYVKLQDNGTKETVHTLVYVAEVTELSDDYPEQPERTREWMSPIAAAELVAEPELSELLRQL, translated from the coding sequence ATGAAACACATCATGTCGAGCGCCTGGGAGGAATATCTCCGGCCAATGTTCTTTCGCCCCAAACGGCTGCAAGTCGCCGCTATGTGCTGTCGTGATGGCGCTGAGGGCAAAGAGGTTCTGATGATCACCAGCCGGGGCACCGGTCGCTGGATCGTACCAAAGGGCTGGCCCATCAAGGGCATGAACGGTCCGCAATCCGCGCTTCAGGAAGCCTGGGAAGAGGCCGGCGTGCGCGAAGCCCGGATCGAGGGCGACCCGGTCGGCACCTATGAATATGTGAAATTGCAGGACAACGGCACCAAGGAGACGGTCCATACGCTGGTCTATGTCGCCGAGGTCACCGAACTCTCTGACGACTACCCCGAACAGCCGGAGCGGACCCGTGAGTGGATGTCTCCGATAGCCGCGGCAGAGCTGGTGGCGGAACCCGAATTGAGCGAGCTGCTGCGCCAATTGTAA
- a CDS encoding copper chaperone PCu(A)C, whose product MTFKTTLAATFAALSFANAGFAADVTVTDSYARVSSKAAKSGAAFMMIENATDSDDRLIDARSDAAKMVQLHTHKEGENGVMQMLHVEEGFAIPAGETHMLQRGGDHVMLMGLTKSLEHGDNVDLTLVFEKAGEVTVTVPVDLERKPDHGAMKHSH is encoded by the coding sequence ATGACCTTCAAAACCACGCTCGCCGCCACCTTTGCCGCCCTCAGCTTCGCCAATGCGGGCTTTGCCGCTGACGTCACCGTCACGGATTCCTACGCGCGCGTCTCCTCCAAAGCGGCCAAAAGCGGTGCTGCCTTCATGATGATCGAAAACGCCACCGACAGCGATGACCGGCTGATCGACGCGCGGAGCGATGCGGCAAAGATGGTGCAGCTGCACACCCATAAGGAAGGTGAAAACGGCGTTATGCAGATGCTGCACGTCGAGGAAGGCTTTGCCATCCCGGCGGGGGAAACCCATATGCTCCAGCGGGGCGGCGACCATGTGATGCTGATGGGGCTGACCAAATCGCTGGAACATGGCGACAACGTCGATCTGACGCTGGTTTTTGAAAAGGCGGGCGAGGTCACCGTGACCGTCCCCGTCGATCTGGAGCGCAAGCCTGATCACGGTGCGATGAAACACTCGCACTGA
- the rpmB gene encoding 50S ribosomal protein L28, protein MSRRCELTGKGPMTGNNVSHANNKTKRRFLPNLNDVTLQSETLNRGIKLRISAAALRTVDHRGGLDAFLAKAKDEELSNTALKVKKEIAKAQAAEA, encoded by the coding sequence ATGTCGCGCCGTTGCGAACTGACCGGAAAAGGCCCGATGACTGGCAACAATGTCAGCCACGCCAACAACAAAACCAAGCGTCGCTTTCTGCCGAACCTGAACGACGTGACGCTGCAGTCCGAGACCCTGAACCGTGGCATCAAGCTGCGCATCTCGGCCGCCGCGCTGCGCACCGTTGATCACCGTGGTGGTCTGGACGCCTTCCTGGCCAAAGCCAAGGACGAAGAGCTGTCCAACACTGCGCTGAAGGTCAAGAAAGAGATCGCCAAGGCGCAAGCCGCAGAGGCCTGA
- a CDS encoding DUF2946 family protein: MTLLRSYLALALIALMTLTGISAQAGMRDAAGQMVICTGTGPVMVYIDSDGQPVSPPMECPECLTFVSDLGLALPVLGHSTLPQKLPRDLAQRAEIRPVVRLAAFARGPPELGCSRAV; this comes from the coding sequence ATGACCTTGCTGCGTTCATATCTGGCACTGGCCCTGATCGCGTTGATGACCCTCACCGGTATCAGCGCTCAGGCGGGTATGCGCGATGCTGCGGGGCAGATGGTGATCTGCACCGGCACTGGGCCTGTAATGGTCTATATCGATAGCGACGGCCAGCCCGTGTCGCCGCCGATGGAGTGTCCCGAGTGTCTGACCTTCGTCTCGGATTTGGGACTGGCATTGCCGGTCTTGGGGCACAGCACCCTGCCACAAAAACTGCCGCGCGATCTAGCGCAGCGCGCTGAGATCCGGCCTGTGGTGCGGTTGGCGGCCTTTGCTCGGGGGCCGCCGGAATTGGGATGTTCCCGCGCGGTATGA
- the meaB gene encoding methylmalonyl Co-A mutase-associated GTPase MeaB encodes MSAADKPKGATRGAVPNIDHLATRILNGERRALARAITLVESGRADHREATTRLLELLARENRQSLRIGLSGTPGVGKSTFIESFGMMLISAGLRVAVLAVDPSSTRSGGSILGDKTRMEHLSREKNAFIRPSPSQTHLGGVGRRSREAVALCEAAGFDVVLIETVGVGQSETVVSEMSDLFLLLLAPAGGDELQGVKRGIMEMADIILVNKADGDLKPAATRTCADYAGALRLLRKRPQDPEGFPKALMVSAATRDGLETAWDDMQTLADWRRENGHWQRRRGEQARYWFGEDVRQALLARLETPWAQGRMADLSEEVAEGRVTPAAAAKDLLAGLGVG; translated from the coding sequence ATGTCAGCAGCAGACAAACCGAAAGGTGCCACGCGGGGCGCCGTGCCGAATATTGACCATCTGGCCACCCGCATTCTGAACGGCGAACGCCGGGCGCTGGCGCGGGCCATCACGCTGGTCGAAAGCGGACGCGCCGATCACCGCGAGGCCACCACCCGCCTGCTGGAGTTGCTGGCCCGCGAAAACCGCCAATCCCTGCGTATCGGCCTGTCCGGCACGCCGGGGGTGGGGAAATCCACCTTTATTGAAAGCTTCGGCATGATGCTGATCAGTGCGGGTCTGCGGGTGGCGGTGCTGGCCGTGGACCCTAGTTCAACCCGCTCCGGCGGGTCCATTCTGGGCGATAAGACCCGGATGGAGCATCTCAGTCGCGAGAAAAACGCCTTCATCCGTCCCTCGCCAAGCCAGACACATCTGGGCGGTGTCGGGCGCCGCTCTCGCGAGGCGGTGGCGCTCTGCGAGGCCGCAGGGTTCGATGTGGTCTTGATTGAAACCGTTGGGGTTGGTCAATCCGAAACCGTGGTGTCAGAAATGTCCGATCTGTTTCTCTTGTTGCTTGCGCCAGCTGGTGGGGATGAGCTGCAAGGCGTGAAACGGGGCATTATGGAGATGGCCGACATTATTTTGGTCAACAAGGCGGATGGCGATCTGAAGCCCGCTGCAACCCGTACCTGTGCAGATTATGCCGGGGCGCTGCGCCTTTTGCGCAAACGCCCGCAGGACCCGGAGGGCTTCCCCAAGGCGCTGATGGTCTCCGCCGCCACCCGTGACGGGTTGGAGACCGCTTGGGATGATATGCAGACGCTGGCCGACTGGCGGCGCGAAAACGGCCACTGGCAGCGGCGGCGCGGCGAACAGGCCCGCTACTGGTTTGGCGAAGACGTGCGTCAGGCGCTACTGGCCCGGCTGGAGACGCCCTGGGCGCAAGGCCGTATGGCCGATCTGTCAGAAGAGGTCGCTGAGGGGCGCGTCACCCCGGCGGCGGCGGCCAAGGACCTGCTTGCAGGGCTCGGGGTTGGCTGA
- the lepA gene encoding translation elongation factor 4 → MTDLAHIRNFSIVAHIDHGKSTLADRLIQETGTVEDRDMKEQLLDSMDIERERGITIKANTVRIDYTADDGETYVLNLIDTPGHVDFAYEVSRSMRAVEGSLLVVDSSQGVEAQTLANVYHALDADHEIVPVLNKIDLPASDCDRVAEQIEDVIGIDASEAIQVSAKTGQGIRDTLESIVQQLPAPTGTRDAPLKAMLVDSWYDAYLGVIVLVRIMDGVLKKGMRVKFMSNNTLHHVDRIGVFRPAMQVVDELAPGEIGFLTASIKQVRDTRVGDTITNDRNGTEVALPGFKPAQPVVFCGLFPVDSAEFEDLRDAIDKLALNDASFSFEMETSAALGFGFRCGFLGLLHLEVIRDRIEREYNIELITTAPSVVYHVYMKGKDGEAGEMIDLHNPADMPDMSKVDHIEEPRIKATILVPDDYLGDVLKLCQDRRGIQEDLTYAGSRAMVVYDLPLNEVVFDFYDRLKSVTKGYASFDYQMTGYREDNLVKMSVLVNDEPVDALSMMVHRDRAEMRGRAMCEKLKDLIPRHMFKIPIQAAIGGKVIARETLSALRKDVTAKCYGGDATRKRKLLDKQKAGKKKMRQFGKVDIPQEAFISALKMDG, encoded by the coding sequence ATGACAGACTTGGCTCACATCCGCAATTTCTCCATCGTCGCCCATATCGACCATGGCAAATCCACCCTCGCTGACCGGCTCATTCAGGAGACCGGAACGGTTGAGGACCGCGATATGAAGGAGCAGCTGCTCGACTCCATGGATATCGAGCGCGAGCGTGGCATCACCATCAAGGCCAACACCGTCCGCATCGACTACACCGCCGACGACGGGGAAACCTATGTGCTCAACCTGATCGACACCCCCGGTCACGTCGATTTCGCCTATGAGGTCTCCCGCTCCATGCGCGCGGTCGAAGGCTCGCTCTTGGTGGTCGACAGCTCGCAAGGGGTGGAGGCGCAGACGCTGGCCAATGTCTATCACGCGCTGGACGCTGACCATGAAATCGTGCCTGTCCTGAACAAGATCGACCTGCCGGCCTCTGACTGTGACCGGGTGGCCGAACAGATCGAGGATGTGATCGGCATCGACGCCTCCGAGGCGATTCAGGTCTCCGCCAAAACCGGGCAGGGCATCCGCGACACGCTTGAATCCATCGTCCAGCAGCTCCCGGCCCCCACCGGCACCCGCGACGCACCGCTGAAGGCGATGCTGGTGGACAGCTGGTACGACGCCTATCTTGGCGTGATCGTTCTGGTGCGGATCATGGACGGCGTGCTGAAAAAGGGCATGCGGGTGAAATTCATGTCGAACAACACCCTGCATCATGTGGATCGTATCGGTGTGTTCCGCCCCGCAATGCAGGTGGTGGATGAGCTGGCGCCGGGCGAAATCGGCTTCCTCACCGCCTCGATCAAGCAGGTGCGCGACACCCGCGTCGGCGACACCATCACCAATGACCGCAACGGCACCGAGGTGGCGCTGCCGGGCTTTAAACCAGCCCAGCCCGTGGTGTTCTGCGGCTTGTTCCCGGTCGATTCCGCCGAATTCGAAGATCTGCGCGACGCCATCGACAAGCTGGCGCTGAATGACGCGTCGTTCTCCTTTGAAATGGAAACCTCCGCGGCCCTCGGCTTCGGCTTCCGCTGCGGCTTCCTCGGTCTGTTGCACCTTGAGGTGATCCGCGACCGGATTGAGCGCGAATATAACATCGAACTCATCACCACCGCGCCCTCCGTGGTCTACCACGTCTATATGAAGGGCAAGGACGGCGAAGCGGGCGAGATGATCGACCTGCACAACCCCGCCGACATGCCCGATATGTCAAAGGTCGACCACATCGAGGAACCCCGCATCAAGGCGACCATTCTGGTGCCCGATGACTACCTCGGTGATGTGCTGAAGCTCTGCCAGGACCGTCGGGGCATTCAGGAAGACCTGACCTACGCCGGCTCCCGTGCCATGGTGGTCTATGACCTGCCGCTGAACGAGGTGGTGTTTGACTTCTACGACCGGCTGAAATCGGTGACCAAGGGCTATGCCTCCTTCGACTATCAGATGACCGGCTACCGCGAGGACAATCTGGTCAAGATGTCGGTGCTGGTCAACGACGAGCCGGTGGATGCGCTGTCGATGATGGTGCACCGCGACCGCGCCGAAATGCGCGGCCGCGCCATGTGCGAAAAGCTCAAGGACCTGATCCCGCGCCACATGTTCAAGATCCCGATCCAGGCGGCCATCGGAGGCAAGGTTATCGCGCGCGAAACCCTGTCTGCCCTGCGCAAAGACGTGACCGCCAAATGCTACGGCGGCGACGCCACACGGAAGCGGAAACTGCTGGACAAGCAGAAAGCGGGCAAGAAGAAGATGCGCCAGTTCGGCAAAGTGGATATCCCGCAGGAAGCGTTTATTAGCGCTTTGAAAATGGACGGGTAG
- a CDS encoding TraR/DksA family transcriptional regulator: MNHAAHKDILTHLRKGLPATGAPLTAEATVVPLAPRRATPAAVQPSEAVLSRKWLELRRDIDCALARLDEGSYGYCQICGDRISDSHLNANPTTAFCASCAG; encoded by the coding sequence ATGAACCACGCCGCTCACAAGGACATACTGACACATCTGCGCAAGGGCTTGCCGGCCACCGGTGCGCCGCTCACCGCTGAGGCCACTGTGGTGCCGCTGGCGCCCCGGCGTGCCACCCCGGCCGCGGTACAGCCGTCCGAGGCCGTGCTCAGCCGCAAGTGGCTGGAACTGCGCCGCGATATCGACTGCGCTCTGGCCCGGCTGGATGAAGGGTCATATGGCTACTGTCAGATCTGTGGCGATCGCATCAGCGACAGCCATCTGAACGCGAATCCAACCACGGCATTCTGCGCCTCCTGCGCGGGCTGA